A DNA window from Doryrhamphus excisus isolate RoL2022-K1 chromosome 2, RoL_Dexc_1.0, whole genome shotgun sequence contains the following coding sequences:
- the b4galt1l gene encoding beta-1,4-galactosyltransferase 1 produces MAADSSVNFNLLHRTCKLVVLLCFLHITVTVFFYVRSLDIPFAFVQNQQSHNNGTGTELKRTLDAGPSPTFQPKTESLDKCPETSPLLVGPMRVEFNNPVSLELIKKENQRIEPGGRYKPKDCKALQKVAIIIPFRKRDEHLKYWLYYLHPILQRQQLDYGVYVINQDGDEIFNRAKLLNVGYAEALKDYDYECFVFSDVDLIPMDDRNTYKCFGQPRHLSVSMDKFGFRLPYNQYFGGVSSMSKEQFLTINGFPNNYWGWGGEDDDIYNRLASKGMSISRPSNEVGKCRMIRHVRDKQNEPNPQRFDRIAHTRETMNKDGIKSLSYKLVSKQTLDLFTKITVDIGKP; encoded by the exons ATGGCCGCGGACTCCTCGGTTAACTTTAACCTCCTCCATCGGACGTGTAAGCTGGTGGTGCTGCTCTGCTTCCTCCACATCACTGTCACCGTCTTCTTCTACGTCCGCTCTCTGGACATCCCCTTCGCCTTCGTCCAGAACCAGCAGAGCCACAACAACGGCACCGGTACTGAATTGAAGCGGACCCTGGACGCCGGCCCCTCGCCTACTTTCCAACCGAAGACGGAAAGTCTGGATAAATGTCCCGAAACGTCTCCTCTGCTCG TGGGTCCCATGCGGGTGGAGTTCAACAATCCGGTGAGCCTGGAGCTCATCAAGAAAGAGAACCAGCGCATTGAGCCGGGTGGACGCTATAAGCCAAAAGACTGCAAGGCGCTGCAGAAGGTCGCCATCATCATCCCGTTTCGCAAGAGAGACGAGCACCTCAAGTACTGGCTCTACTACCTTCACCCCATCCTGCAACGCCAGCAACTGGACTATGGAGTCTACGTCATCAACCAG GACGGAGACGAGATCTTCAACCGGGCCAAACTGTTAAACGTGGGCTACGCCGAGGCCCTGAAGGACTACGACTACGAATGTTTCGTCTTCAGTGACGTGGACCTGATCCCCATGGACGACCGAAATACGTACAAGTGTTTCGGTCAGCCCCGACACCTGTCCGTGTCCATGGACAAGTTTGGCTTCAG GTTACCGTACAATCAGTACTTTGGGGGGGTGTCGTCCATGTCCAAAGAACAGTTCCTGACCATCAACGGCTTCCCCAACAActactgggggtgggggggtgaggatGACGACATCTACAAcag gctAGCATCCAAAGGAATGTCCATCTCCAGGCCGAGCAACGAAGTGGGGAAATGTCGGATGATTCGACACGTACGAGACAAGCAGAACGAGCCCAACCCTCAGCG GTTTGACCGAATTGCTCACACCAGGGAGACGATGAACAAGGACGGCATCAAGTCGCTGTCCTACAAGCTGGTGTCCAAACAAACCTTGGATCTCTTCACCAAGATCACAGTAGACATCGGAAAGCCGTGA
- the rest gene encoding RE1-silencing transcription factor: MATPSMFSMETFPIGVSLMDNDQSLSDVARNSAAPQLVMLANVAAVAAVDGCGEGSVADEKEMMELKTVGCSYSDSEDESVIRYNYDSGNPSEVCTMDYSESVDLCPVQSQNDAQKDKDKAEDLSQNSCEPTASPDPKPKDGPPGRVPPEAAKKKKPFHCKPCHFQAHNEKEFVEHLRTHAVSKMMVVNRVEGRSKAPEAETAQGQDPSCEEGEEASGASADSKGLIRCERCGYNTNRYDHYVAHLKHHSKEGDDHRVFKCTLCAYSTVSQYHWRKHLRNHFPSKLHTCTQCSYFSDRKSNYIQHIRTHTGVRPFQCPYCEYSSSQKTHLTRHKRTHSGERPFKCESCNYLAANQHEVTRHARQVHNGPKPLACPYCEYKTADRSNFKKHVELHLNPRQFLCPLCEYAASKKCNLQYHIKSRHAGCDVTVDVSKVKLRVKKHPNGVEETPRTGKMAKLSSIEEDLEAEESAPSEKPPDPINLSIRKRGKAGQNEEQEEPPRKCNGSADKAAKTNKLENEKTITTRQKKMKENNEDLRGKKRVKKIAADVPPDPQPTKGDGEKCEVGGAVSHQAGNESTKLRRPTGKTSKREEPTDTPEPLEKNVQENNKKRKVVEALDLSSKSPHVAPSKTRRVRPSKSPSAAACKDTSEEGDAVDAPQESTLPAKRTRRSTRKTSVCSQKGQSGTPDTPESSAHLEESTPTLQCNAPSQVNTPLDQPPVWTKDVPPEVQSAKPSSPPAVALPAPKGKATDPEDDEGVHSSHEGASDISDSASEGSVDSGLNSNSANSGKMPNDPETPTEEIPTPTELKSHMCIFCDRHFPLEVDYRRHLNRHLVNVYYMDAIQGPK; encoded by the exons ATGGCTACTCCCTCCATGTTCTCGATGGAGACGTTTCCCATTGGCGTTTCCTTGATGGACAACGACCAGAGCCTCAGTGACGTGGCTAGGAATTCTGCCGCCCCTCAGTTGGTCATGCTGGCCAACGTGGCGGCGGTGGCAGCAGTGGACGGCTGCGGTGAGGGCAGCGTAGCGGATGAGAAGGAGATGATGGAGCTGAAGACGGTTGGATGCAGCTACTCGGACAGCGAGGACGAGAGTGTTATCAG GTACAATTATGACAGCGGGAACCCTAGCGAGGTCTGCACCATGGACTACTCAGAATCTGTTGACCTTTGCCCTGTGCAGTCACAAAATGATGCACAAAAGGACAAAGACAAAGCAGAAGACCTTTCTCAAAACTCGTGCGAGCCCACAGCATCGCCGGACCCCAAACCCAAAGACGGACCTCCAGGGCGTGTTCCGCCCGAGGctgcgaagaagaagaagccattTCACTGTAAACCCTGTCACTTCCAAGCGCACAACGAGAAGGAGTTTGTAGAACATCTGAGAACGCACGCCGTGAGCAAGATGATGGTCGTCAACCGGGTGGAAGGGCGGAGCAAAGCCCCCGAAGCAGAGACGGCGCAGGGTCAGGATCCATCGTGTGAGGAGGGGGAGGAAGCCTCGGGGGCCAGCGCTGACAGCAAAGGGCTGATTCGCTGCGAACGCTGCGGCTATAACACCAACCGCTACGACCACTATGTGGCGCACCTCAAACACCACAGCAAGGAGGGTGACGACCACAG GGTGTTCAAGTGCACGTTGTGTGCGTACAGCACGGTCAGTCAGTATCATTGGAGGAAACACCTGAGGAACCATTTCCCCAGCAAACTGCACACGTGCACTCAGTGCTCCTACTTCTCAGACCGCAAGAGCAACTACATCCAACACATCCGCACGCACACGG GTGTGCGTCCTTTCCAGTGCCCGTACTGCGAATACTCCAGCTCCCAGAAAACACACCTGACGAGACACAAGAGGACCCACTCCG GCGAGCGACCTTTCAAGTGCGAGAGCTGCAACTACCTCGCTGCCAACCAGCACGAGGTGACCCGCCACGCCCGCCAGGTCCACAATGGTCCCAAACCCCTGGCTTGCCCGTACTGCGAATACAAAACCGCGGACCGCAGCAACTTTAAGAAACACGTGGAGCTTCACCTCAACCCCCGTCAGTTCCTCTGCCCTCTGTGCGAGTACGCCGCCTCCAAGAAGTGCAACCTGCAGTACCACATCAAGTCACGCCACGCCGGCTGCGATGTCACCGTGGACGTCTCCAAGGTCAAACTGCGGGTCAAAAAGCACCCCAACGGTGTTGAGGAGACCCCGAGAACGGGAAAAATGGCAAAACTGTCCAGCATTGAGGAGGACTTGGAGGCTGAGGAGTCCGCTCCAAGTGAGAAGCCGCCAGATCCCATCAATCTGTCCATCAGAAAGCGCGGCAAAGCAGGACAGAACGAAGAGCAAGAAGAACCTCCGAGGAAATGTAATGGTTCTGCTGATAAAGCAGCAAAGACAAACAAGTTGGAGAATGAGAAAACTATCACAACAAGACAAAAGAAGATGAAGGAGAACAACGAGGACTTAAGGGGAAAGAAAAGAGTCAAGAAGATAGCAGCAGATGTTCCACCTGACCCACAACCAACAAAGGGAGACGGCGAGAAGTGTGAAGTGGGAGGAGCAGTGAGCCATCAAGCTGGGAATGAGAGCACCAAGCTGAGAAGGCCCACAGGGAAGACCTCCAAACGAGAAGAACCCACTGACACGCCAGAGCCTCTTGAGAAGAACGTCCAAGAAAACAACAAGAAGAGGAAAGTGGTGGAAGCTCTCGACCTTTCTTCGAAGTCGCCACATGTGGCGCCTTCTAAAACTCGGCGAGTCAGACCTAGCAAGTCGCCATCGGCGGCAGCTTGCAAAGACACGAGCGAGGAAGGTGATGCTGTTGATGCTCCGCAAGAGTCCACCTTGCCAGCTAAGCGTACCAGGAGATCTACCAGGAAGACTTCAGTATGCAGCCAGAAAGGCCAGTCAGGCACGCCGGATACACCAGAAAGCTCCGCCCACCTTGAAGAGTCAACCCCAACCCTCCAATGTAATGCCCCATCTCAAGTCAACACACCGCTGGATCAACCCCCGGTCTGGACTAAAGACGTCCCCCCAGAGGTGCAGTCGGCGAAACCATCCTCACCGCCCGCTGTTGCACTTCCGGCACCGAAAGGCAAGGCGACCGACCCTGAGGACGACGAGGGCGTCCACAGCAGCCACGAAGGCGCCAGCGACATCAGCGACAGCGCCTCCGAAGGTAGCGTGGACTCGGGCCTCAACAGCAACAGCGCCAACTCCGGAAAAATGCCCAACGACCCCGAAACGCCCACAGAGGAAATTCCGACTCCGACTGAGCTCAAAAGTCACATGTGCATCTTCTGCGACCGCCATTTCCCCCTGGAGGTGGACTACCGCCGCCACCTGAACCGTCACCTTGTCAACGTCTACTACATGGACGCCATCCAAGGACCTAAGTAA
- the noa1 gene encoding nitric oxide-associated protein 1, translating into MFNVVRVTARFGRVLWSTAERTGSLPGLKATRGHPSARHVHGRLRGSERICTVDPNQEERFFFVDLTDPDPEEEPRIVTSVSPKQQTPHPLQQTCSRSVQHRVQDSKDVTWQDRVLESRIQFHDVDFPLDPSVVASSKKKNKALKHEHKIYGSPDLEEPSSNICCSGCGSILHCTDATVPGYLPSEKYKVLLQEERLSSATCQRCHLLRYHHKALRLQVSKDEFRDVVQTIRSQRALVLLCVDLLDVPDSIVPDLPELVGNNKHIVVLGNKIDLLPGDSPNYLQRIKRQLSQYCQDAGFGTQVTDIHLISAKTGYGIEDLISSLQRAWKYKGDVYLVGSANAGKSTLFNTLLESDFCKSKTSGSRKATISPWPGTTLNLLKFPIINPTPYRMFRRQQRLRELRRQTEGELSPDEMKRLQDFRRQGYLVGRVGRTFLPNVRQGMVEFDPDRLAFGENGDDEMTTEKEDSVDEFAYNELKDAHWLFDTPGIMKEHDVLRLLNEQEVKAVVPTQAIAPRTFILKAGMSLFVGALARIDLLEGETSCWFSVIASSRLPVHISSLEKADGVYQKHAGRELLGVPAGGEERMKEFPALVPQEVRLEGRGDLEAAADIKLSSAGWVAVTAAEGQKLLLMVHGPPLVGFGLRTPPLLPHVVSLKGARIPKSAAYKVLKPSKMLDAGLSARVAERRQMKTRKK; encoded by the exons ATGTTTAACGTCGTGCGAGTGACGGCTCGCTTCGGTCGCGTGCTCTGGTCAACAGCTGAACGTACCGGCTCACTTCCGGGTTTGAAGGCCACGAGAGGACACCCCTCTGCCCGCCACGTCCACGGCAGACTCCGCGGTTCCGAAAGGATCTGTACAGTGGACCCGAACCAGGAAGAACGGTTCTTTTTTGTGGACTTGACAG ATCCAGATCCTGAGGAGGAACCCAGAATCGTGACCAGTGTAAGTCCAAAGCAGCAGACCCCCCATCCTCTGCAGCAGACTTGCTCCAGGTCTGTGCAGCATCGGGTCCAGGATTCGAAGGACGTAACTTGGCAGGACCGGGTGTTGGAATCTCGCATCCAATTCCATGATGTGGACTTTCCTTTGGACCCGAGTGTTGTGGCTTCTTCTAAAAAGAAGAACAAGGctctgaaacatgaacataagaTCTACGGTTCTCCGGATTTGGAGGAACCCAGTAGCAACATCTGCTGCTCGGGCTGCGGTAGCATCCTGCACTGCACAGATGCCACCGTTCCTGGATACCTGCCAAGTGAGAAGTACAAGGTCCTGCTGCAGGAGGAGCGCCTCAGCAGCGCCACTTGCCAGCGCTGCCACTTGCTTCGCTATCACCACAAGGCTCTGCGTCTGCAAGTGTCCAAAGATGAGTTCCGTGATGTGGTCCAGACGATCCGGTCCCAGAGGGCCCTCGTGCTTCTTTGCGTCGACCTCCTGGATGTCCCAGACTCCATTGTTCCAGACCTTCCGGAGCTGGTGGGCAACAACAAACATATCGTCGTCCTCGGGAATAAGATTGACCTCCTTCCGGGGGACTCGCCAAACTACCTGCAGCGTATTAAACGGCAGCTGTCCCAGTACTGCCAGGATGCCGGCTTCGGGACTCAGGTGACCGATATCCACCTGATCAGTGCCAAGACCGGGTACGGGATCGAGGACCTGATCTCCAGCCTACAGAGGGCGTGGAAGTACAAAGGTGATGTCTACCTGGTGGGGAGCGCCAACGCGGGAAAGTCGACGCTCTTCAACACGTTGCTGGAGTCCGATTTCTGCAAATCTAAAACCTCCGGCAGTCGCAAAGCCACCATTTCCCCATGGCCTG GGACCACCTTGAACCTGCTCAAGTTCCCCATCATCAACCCAACGCCATATAGAATGTTCCGGCGGCAGCAGCGTCTTAGAGAATTGCGCAGACAGACTGAGGGCGAGCTGTCGCCGGATGAAATGAAGCGGCTGCAAGACTTCCGCCGCCAGGGGTACTTAGTGG GTCGAGTGGGTAGAACATTCCTACCCAACGTCAGACAGGGAATGGTTGAGTTCGACCCAGACAGATTAGCCTTTGGAGAAAACGGCGACGACGAGATGACCACAG aaaaagaAGACTCAGTTGATGAGTTTGCCTACAACGAACTAAAAGACGCGCACTGGCTCTTCGACACGCCCGGGATCATGAAGGAACACGAT GTTCTCAGGTTGCTgaacgaacaggaagtgaaagctgTGGTTCCCACGCAGGCTATCGCACCTCGCACCTTCATTCTGAAGGCCGGGATGAGTCTCTTTGTGGGAGCTCTGGCCAGGATCGACCTCCTGGAG GGGGAAACGTCCTGCTGGTTTTCAGTCATTGCCTCCTCCCGACTTCCGGTTCACATCAGCAGCCTGGAGAAAGCAGACGGCGTCTATCAGAAACATGCCGGACGTGAGCTGCTTGGG GTGCCAGCAGGAGGTGAGGAGCGGATGAAGGAGTTTCCAGCATTGGTTCCTCAGGAGGTCCGGCTGGAGGGTCGAGGTGACCTGGAGGCAGCGGCCGACATCAAGCTGTCATCTGCAG GCTGGGTGGCGGTGACAGCAGCGGAAGGTCAGAAGCTCCTGTTGATGGTTCATGGCCCGCCGTTGGTCGGCTTCGGACTGAGGACGCCACCGCTACTTCCTCACGTGGTCTCCCTGAAGGGGGCGCGAATCCCAAAGTCTGCCGCCTACAAAGTGCTGAAGCCTTCAaagatgctggatgctggactGTCTGCTCGTGTCGCCGAGAGGCGGCAGATGAAGACCAGGAAGAAGTGA
- the nipsnap3a gene encoding protein NipSnap homolog 3A: MIQFSSCRSRLARVITHARAHLSIGSQHNEGPLYEFRTYKIHPDRTAAFLKLTNDKIHLRTAHSELIGYWCVEYGGLNQVFHVWKYDSFSQRAAVRSALAQDPCWMSEYISKAIPMLASQDNEVTTLLPWSRLRAPPQEGGAFELASFKMCPGGAALWGRDLQDAITSHDAPGHAHLVGTFRSELGQPDTVHALYWFENADKRHQVQRDTAVPHVHTRTNKLMFPCPFSPLK, from the exons ATGATCCAATTCTCCAGCTGCAGGAGCCGTTTGGCGCGCGTCATAACCCAC GCACGTGCTCACCTTTCAATAGGTTCCCAACACAACGAGGGACCTTTGTATGAGTTCCGGACCTACAAAATCCATCCCGACCGGACCGCCGCCTTCCTAAAGCTGACCAACGACAAGATTCACCTGAGGACCGCTCACTCTGAGCTGATTGGCTACTGGTGTGTGGAATATGGCGGCCTGAATCAGGTCTTCCATGTATGGAAGTATG ACTCCTTCTCTCAGCGGGCGGCGGTCCGCTCGGCCTTGGCTCAGGACCCGTGCTGGATGTCGGAGTACATCTCCAAGGCCATCCCCATGCTGGCATCCCAGGACAACGAGGTCACCACCTTGTTGCCGTGGAGCCGTCTCCGTGCGCCGCCGCAGGAAGGCG GTGCATTTGAACTTGCGTCCTTTAAGATGTGTCCGGGGGGTGCAGCACTTTGGGGCAGGGACCTCCAGGATGCCATCACCTCCCATGATGCACCTGGACACGCCCACTTAGTCGGCACCTTCCGCAGCGAGCTCGGCCAACCGGACACAG TTCACGCCCTCTATTGGTTCGAGAACGCCGACAAGCGACATCAGGTACAACGCGATACTGCAG TCCCTCATGTCCACACACGGACGAACAAACTCATGTTCCCGTGTCCCTTCTCGCCACTCAAGTGA